In one window of Helianthus annuus cultivar XRQ/B chromosome 17, HanXRQr2.0-SUNRISE, whole genome shotgun sequence DNA:
- the LOC110923192 gene encoding uncharacterized protein LOC110923192: MSSTSRAWLVAGTVGLVEALKDQGFARWNYTIRAIHHHAKSNLRSVTQTKKLSSPAALASSKGIDQSEESLRKVMYLSCWGPN, encoded by the coding sequence ATGAGTTCGACATCGAGAGCATGGTTAGTGGCCGGTACCGTTGGATTGGTGGAGGCACTAAAAGATCAAGGGTTTGCACGGTGGAACTACACCATCAGAGCCATCCACCACCACGCTAAGTCTAATCTCCGTTCAGTCACCCAAACAAAGAAGTTGTCTTCGCCGGCTGCCTTGGCTTCAAGCAAAGGCATTGACCAATCAGAAGAGTCTTTGAGAAAAGTTATGTACTTGAGTTGTTGGGGTCCCAAttga
- the LOC110923854 gene encoding uncharacterized protein LOC110923854 has product MEYQGDTQVKAIKLQVLRREFENLSMKDNETVSKYFSRDMGNVSQKRAYGEIITDQTIVEKILRSLSPKFDHIVPSIEVSLDLSKLTPVKLMGSLQSQEERINSISHEKTEKFEEHALQVMQEGNRPSNAHGRGLGVEPKENNSNSEDQYLFMAVISEQEANNMWFLDSGCSNHITGSKVSFVELDETFKMNVQLGNKKTLVVEGKGVVRIYTGPNSYKLLSDVYYALTLEYNLLSVGQLMRKGYSLLFKGRDCTIKNQGAELMKIHVSTNNMFVVDASKAESNTPNQSSLLQVWHKRYGHLNWDSLKLLHEKAMVSGLPQIKGTSICEGCILAVNVSLLLTSLTSSSFDGGCKMLLDSDGIFDSSVNEFSFLVEKNPRFDPKLRKGELMILELGAEDSSFWVKSPFEGLDLDGGGTMAVNGYGDDVGGRRC; this is encoded by the exons ATGGAGTATCAAGGAGATACCCAAGTGAAAGCAATAAAATTGCAAGTATTAAGAAGAGAGTTCGAGAATCTCTCTATGAAAGACAATGAAACAGTCAGTAAATACTTCTCTCGGGATATGGGAAATGTGAGCCAGAAGAGAGCTTATGGGGAGATCATTACTGATCAAACCATTGTTGAGAAGATACTTCGAAGTTTATCTCCGAAGTTTGATCACATTGTTCCATCCATTGAAGTATCACTTGATCTATCTAAACTCACCCCTGTGAAGCTGATGGGTTCCTTGCAATCACAAGAAGAAAGAATAAATAGCATATCCCATGAGAAAACGGAAAAGTTTGAAGAACATGCCCTGCAGGTTATGCAAGAAGGAAACCGGCCTTCAAATGCACATGGCAGAGGACTTGGAG TGGAACCAAAAGAAAACAACAGCAATAGTGAGGATCAATACTTGTTTATGGCAGTTATATCTGAACAAGAAGCCAACAATATGTGGTTTCTTGATTCAGGATGTTCCAATCATATAACAGGCTCCAAGGTCAGTTTTGTTGAACTTGATGAAACCTTTAAAATGAATGTTCAATTGGGAAATAAAAAGACACTTGTAGTTGAAGGAAAAGGTGTTGTTCGAATTTATACTGGCCCAAACTCATATAAATTGCTTAGTGATGTGTATTATGCTCTAACTTTGGAGTATAATCTGCTGAGTGTGGGACAGCTCATGAGGAAAGGTTATTCTTTGTTGTTTAAGGGCCGTGACTGCACCATTAAGAATCAAGGAGCTGAGTTGATGAAAATTCATGTTTCTACTAACAATATGTTTGTTGTGGATGCTTCAAAGGCTGAATCCAACACTCCCAATCAGTCATCACTGCTTCAAGTATGGCACAAGAGATATGGACACTTAAATTGGGATAGTTTAAAGTTGTTGCATGAGAAAGCTATGGTTTCTGGTTTACCTCAGATTAAAGGCACAAGCATCTGTGAAGGGTGCATTCTAG CCGTTAATGTATCTTTATTGCTGACATCTTTAACGTCAAGCTCCTTTGACGGAGGTTGCAAAATGTTGTTAGATTCCGACGGAATATTCGATTCATCCGTCAACGAATTCTCATTTTTAGTTGAGAAGAACCCGAGGTTCGATCCAAAGCTACGAAAGGGAGAATTGATGATTTTGGAGTTAGGTGCGGAAG ATTCGTCTTTTTGGGTGAAATCCCCTTTCGAGGGGCTGGATCTTGATGGTGGTGGGACTATGGCGGTCAATGGTTATGGTGATGATGTCGGTGGTCGACGGTGTTAG